The DNA segment TCAACTGTTGGATACACCTCAGAGATATATGCACTGAATTTAATTTCATATCTTGCCCTTTTCATCTCTTCTATCAAATCCTCCAATACAAATGGGTTTAGATAGATTTTATTTTCAACAATTTCAAATTCAACTTCATTATCTCTCAAAATTTCTGCTATCTCTTCCAAATCCTCTTTATTATCAAATATCATAATTCCCCTAAGCAATAAACCTTCATCTGTTATAACCTCATAATCCTTTGCCACATTTTTTGCCCTGTTTATAAGTCTATTCCTCAACTGGATGTTGTCCTTTAATGAGGATGGGCAGTAATTAATTATCATGTTTCCTTTAAAGTTTTCAGACACATATAGGGCAGTTTCTTCACTCCCCTTAATGGCTGAGGATATATCATCCTTAACCTCAAACCCTTTTGCGATTAAAGTGTCATAAGTTGTCTCTGAGAACTCCAACTCATTGATGTTTAAAAATTTAACCCCTATTTCATCCAACTTATATGCAAGATTTAAGATTTCTTTTTCCATGTTTGGAATAGATGGGATTTCAACTCCAACATCTTCAATATATTCCATACAGAGTTTTAATTTATCCAACAGAAGTTTATAATATTCTGTATTTGCACCTTCATTGAATATTTTTGTTGGATGTAGTCTAATTTCATCCAATCCTGCATCCTGCAATTTTTCCAATTTTTCTTTATCTATCAAATCTGGGGTTGTATATAGGTGGGCATGAAATTTTTCCCCGAACTCATCCTTCAATGCTTTCAAGTATTCACACGTCCTATCTATTCTTAAAAGTGGATTTCCACCAGTTATCCCTACACCCTTGCTACTACAAAGGTATGCCTCCTCTATAACCTCTTCAATAGATGTTATTTGCCTTTCGTTGGCATAAATCACATCTTTACCCTTTCTTTTTTCAGATAGTGGGCAGTAGTAGCAGTTTTGGTTACATAAGCCAGTAATGAATAAAACTAACTTCTCTCCTCTAATGCAGTATTGACAACCCTTTGGAAGTTCCATAACCACCACACTTCAAACATTTTGTGATATTCATAAAAAATTTTAAAAAATAAATCTAAACTTGTGAAATTTTAAAGAATTTATAATAAGTAAGTTCTAAATTTGGAGTGGACTGTTTTTATCAAAAAGATTAAAATTTAAGAAAAAATTTAATTTAAGAAGTTGTAATTTGTTAATTCTAAAATTTTAGATGATGGCTTATTCTTTTAAATAAAAAGCCATTTTTTCCTCATCTAAAATTAGCCCCCTCTTCCACTTAACAAATAGGTAGTATTTTTGGTCTTCTTTTAATTCTTCAACAATTCTTTTTGCTATAACTCTAACGATATCTTTATGTGTCCTCTCCTCAAAGTCCTTAAAACTTTCAAATGGCTTTTTTTCCCTCTCTTCAATTATTTGCCACATGTGTTTTTTTCCAATTTCTGGGAGAAGTTCTAACATGTGTTTTCTTGGTGTTATGCTTTGGCATTTGTTTAAAAAGTTTATAAACCTCTCTTCGTTATTTTTAACTGCCTCCATAACTACATATAACAATTCAGTTTTTGCAGTGTTTGTTAGGTTATCGTATTTTATCATTTTTGCAACATGGTCTATCTTATCCCTCTTTCCTCTTCCGATATATACTCTCTCTGCCAATCCAACTTCTATATCATCTTTTAAAATTAATTCCATCAACACAAACTGTTTTTCTCCAATGGCTTGAGCAATAGGTTTTCTCTCATGGATAGGTCTTGGATCATCGGAATATCCATAAGGTAAGTAATCTAAAACCCATGCGTAGTCTTCAAAGTCTTTCCTTTTTTTAGACTTAAAGTATTTTTTGACCATAATTACACCTTATACATGATTTTGTGAACATATCAATTTAAATTATTTAGTTTAATAAACAAAGGATATAATAATATTATTGCACATTTAAAATTTAAAACTTAATTAAATAACTTACAAAATTTTATATTACTCATAATATTTAATATTTAATTAAAATTTAGTCTAAAAATCATCATTTAAAACGAATTGAGGAAAATAGTAAACTTCAATTGTCATAAATACTTTTTATTATTTTATAGGTACTTTGCAACAATTTCTAAAATTTCATCTTTATTTGGTGGTAAATCTTCCCTATAGTAGATAACTCTTAAGTCATCATAATCTTCTGGAAGGATGTCCACTATTTTAACTGCATGTTTCTCATCAACCCCAATTTCCATTAATTCTTCAACCAACTTTTTTGCATCCTCAGGGGACAACTTTGCGAATTTTTGGAGGTAATCTAATGCACAACCATGTTCATAGGATAATTCCTCTCCTGCCATGTTTGTCATGATGGCCTTTGCCTCTGAAACTGTTATGTATTTTTGGCTGAGAATTTCTTTTCCTATCATATAATCCCTCCAATAATAAAAATTTAAAATAACAAAAAATAGGAATTGTTTATTATAATTTTATTATTTAACAAAAATATAAATTAAAAATAATTTATGCTTTGCAAGGCCTTAAGTGTTGTGGTCTTGCAATGATGAGTTTGTATTTTCCTCCATCTCTAACTCTAACAATGAATGCTCTACCTCTTTGTCCTACAACGATTCCTGTTCTTCCATGGTATCTTGGGTGTGGCATACCTTTATGGTATGATGGGTCAATGATGATATGGACATATTCTCCTTCCTTATATTTCTTTAACGCTCTTGTAATTGGGTAGAGACCTCTTTCTCTTGGGTGTTTTGAAAGTTTTTTTCTTGTTTTACTTCTAAATCCTTCACTTCTTTGTGCCATAATCAATCCTCCTGCGTGTTTTTATTATGTCCAATTGAAAACCACATTTAAAATTTTCGCTAAATTAATCATTTCATAATTTCTAAAAGAAACTTTAAGAAAGTTTCATCAAAGGGGTATATTTCACTTTCGTTAGAGAGAAGGGTATTGAAGGAAGATGAAGA comes from the Methanotorris formicicus Mc-S-70 genome and includes:
- a CDS encoding radical SAM protein, coding for MELPKGCQYCIRGEKLVLFITGLCNQNCYYCPLSEKRKGKDVIYANERQITSIEEVIEEAYLCSSKGVGITGGNPLLRIDRTCEYLKALKDEFGEKFHAHLYTTPDLIDKEKLEKLQDAGLDEIRLHPTKIFNEGANTEYYKLLLDKLKLCMEYIEDVGVEIPSIPNMEKEILNLAYKLDEIGVKFLNINELEFSETTYDTLIAKGFEVKDDISSAIKGSEETALYVSENFKGNMIINYCPSSLKDNIQLRNRLINRAKNVAKDYEVITDEGLLLRGIMIFDNKEDLEEIAEILRDNEVEFEIVENKIYLNPFVLEDLIEEMKRARYEIKFSAYISEVYPTVDALEVERIPLVTKKLKFRRRK
- a CDS encoding DUF655 domain-containing protein → MVKKYFKSKKRKDFEDYAWVLDYLPYGYSDDPRPIHERKPIAQAIGEKQFVLMELILKDDIEVGLAERVYIGRGKRDKIDHVAKMIKYDNLTNTAKTELLYVVMEAVKNNEERFINFLNKCQSITPRKHMLELLPEIGKKHMWQIIEEREKKPFESFKDFEERTHKDIVRVIAKRIVEELKEDQKYYLFVKWKRGLILDEEKMAFYLKE
- a CDS encoding RNA polymerase Rpb4 family protein yields the protein MIGKEILSQKYITVSEAKAIMTNMAGEELSYEHGCALDYLQKFAKLSPEDAKKLVEELMEIGVDEKHAVKIVDILPEDYDDLRVIYYREDLPPNKDEILEIVAKYL
- a CDS encoding 50S ribosomal protein L21e, with amino-acid sequence MAQRSEGFRSKTRKKLSKHPRERGLYPITRALKKYKEGEYVHIIIDPSYHKGMPHPRYHGRTGIVVGQRGRAFIVRVRDGGKYKLIIARPQHLRPCKA